The Deinococcus detaillensis genome includes a window with the following:
- a CDS encoding DUF2259 domain-containing protein gives MMKRLLTLLLCALLGQAAADRAAPEFYGFSPDGRYAALAQHGIQEGSGFAYTELWVVDSAKNTLLERFYKQTEQDDGVGRAGLLNMQQVYAQAAPILNRLGISDLRRGSVIWKRTPPNLRPQPSGPDVFPAEMPGRPNMPPPQNYPVEVGGALWLFHLWQLPFGPSQACPPAGEVSGFSRGLKLTVTSRSKPNTEVTTTLQEDARVPTSRRCAFHYDLAEVRVQGNFMAVTVAMYRDSGFEATTDIRYLLVTGRRPDR, from the coding sequence ATGATGAAACGCCTTCTGACGCTGCTCCTCTGCGCACTGCTGGGTCAGGCCGCCGCTGACCGCGCCGCGCCAGAGTTTTACGGCTTTTCGCCGGATGGACGCTACGCAGCTCTTGCTCAGCACGGCATTCAGGAGGGCAGCGGCTTTGCTTACACCGAACTCTGGGTGGTGGACAGTGCCAAGAATACCTTGCTGGAGCGCTTTTATAAGCAAACTGAACAGGACGACGGTGTAGGGCGGGCCGGGTTACTGAATATGCAGCAGGTCTATGCTCAAGCTGCGCCGATCCTCAACCGCCTCGGCATCAGCGATTTGCGGCGCGGTAGTGTGATTTGGAAGCGCACGCCGCCCAACTTGCGTCCGCAGCCAAGCGGCCCCGATGTCTTTCCCGCCGAAATGCCGGGCAGGCCAAATATGCCGCCCCCTCAAAACTATCCGGTGGAGGTGGGAGGAGCGCTGTGGCTGTTTCATCTCTGGCAACTTCCTTTTGGCCCGAGTCAAGCTTGTCCGCCTGCTGGCGAAGTTTCAGGCTTCTCACGTGGACTGAAACTCACGGTCACGTCTAGATCCAAGCCCAATACCGAAGTCACCACTACGCTGCAAGAAGACGCGCGTGTGCCCACCAGCCGCCGCTGCGCCTTTCATTACGATCTGGCGGAAGTGAGGGTGCAGGGCAACTTTATGGCCGTCACGGTGGCGATGTACCGCGATTCAGGATTTGAGGCCACGACCGATATTCGTTACCTCCTTGTCACGGGGCGCAGGCCAGACCGATGA
- a CDS encoding PEGA domain-containing protein, translating to MKRSSFSLLTPLLTLPLLTLPLLLTACVPAPLQTRFGSDLALSARLIDNGSKVSDGHYRRPGPVQLSVQVAGTQAPTYLYALLLPKQAAAQLLTPSVQPAQQTALFNLPPVTGYTQVFVVGSPRPLTFPVLGSSVNKLAETVKLAAAELPSNSWNVVTQVYRVGDYGSLKVLTDPSEVSVYLDGTYRGTTPLTLSDVPAGSATLRLERTNFESLTKTVQVPADQTLQVKAALRYSPPKGRLSVSSSMAARVQVLGKNGELRGATPLSADLPAGDYDLTITPLSAGLKAAWLGVTLSGKQTLNVSCQPEGEQLSCQSQ from the coding sequence ATGAAGCGCTCCTCCTTCTCGCTGCTGACCCCATTGTTGACCTTGCCACTCCTGACACTGCCGCTGCTGCTCACCGCTTGCGTGCCCGCCCCGCTGCAAACCCGCTTCGGCTCCGATCTCGCCTTGTCGGCGCGTTTAATAGACAACGGCTCCAAAGTTTCAGACGGACATTACCGCCGCCCCGGGCCGGTGCAGCTCAGTGTGCAAGTGGCGGGCACGCAAGCTCCGACTTATCTTTACGCGCTGCTGCTCCCCAAGCAAGCCGCCGCGCAGCTGCTGACGCCCAGTGTCCAGCCGGCTCAGCAAACGGCGCTCTTCAACTTGCCGCCCGTGACCGGCTACACCCAGGTCTTCGTGGTGGGCAGCCCACGCCCGCTGACCTTCCCAGTCCTCGGCAGCAGCGTGAACAAGCTGGCCGAGACGGTCAAATTGGCGGCGGCGGAGTTGCCCAGCAACAGTTGGAATGTGGTGACGCAAGTCTACCGGGTCGGCGATTACGGCAGCCTCAAGGTGCTGACCGATCCTTCCGAAGTGAGCGTTTATCTTGACGGCACTTACCGGGGCACCACCCCACTGACTTTGAGCGACGTACCAGCAGGCAGCGCGACTTTGCGGCTGGAGCGCACCAACTTTGAATCGCTGACCAAAACGGTGCAGGTGCCCGCCGACCAGACGCTGCAAGTCAAGGCAGCGCTGCGCTACAGCCCGCCGAAAGGCCGCCTGAGCGTCAGCAGCAGCATGGCGGCGCGGGTGCAGGTGTTGGGTAAGAACGGCGAACTGCGCGGCGCGACACCGCTGAGCGCCGACCTCCCCGCCGGAGACTACGATCTGACCATCACGCCGCTGAGTGCGGGACTCAAAGCCGCCTGGCTAGGCGTCACGCTGAGCGGCAAGCAAACCCTGAACGTCTCATGTCAGCCGGAGGGTGAGCAACTGAGTTGCCAGAGCCAGTGA
- a CDS encoding carbohydrate kinase family protein, with the protein MPRQPPAFISSGGPLVVAGGLNTDILSRSHAPLRLGTSNPAHTTFSAGGVGRNLAQNLAQLGVPTKLLGVVGDDLFGTGLLSLTEQSGVDVSGVLRRSGPTGSYTAVLEESGELHAGLSSMALTAQLSAADVSGWAEPLTGASALIVDANLPPDVVAFLLDEAALRGLPVALEPVSAPKAERLRPLLSPARPVWLLSPDRAELAALSGMDLAELEGDSALIDAAQQLRQRGAEWVLLTLGKRGSLLVGGELLCTPARQAEVLDVTGAGDALLSGLLAGLWHGLTWPAALAQAHLCAALTIEAPGAVRAGLSPALLEAHLERPTLDAASNTLP; encoded by the coding sequence ATGCCGCGTCAACCTCCAGCCTTCATTTCGTCCGGTGGCCCCCTCGTGGTGGCGGGCGGCCTCAACACCGACATTCTCAGCCGCTCACACGCGCCGCTGCGCCTCGGCACCAGCAATCCGGCCCACACGACGTTTTCGGCGGGCGGGGTAGGCCGCAACTTGGCGCAGAATCTGGCGCAACTCGGTGTGCCGACCAAGCTCCTAGGCGTGGTGGGCGACGATCTGTTCGGCACTGGCCTGCTCAGCCTCACCGAGCAAAGCGGTGTAGACGTCTCAGGTGTGCTGCGGCGCAGCGGCCCCACCGGAAGTTATACGGCGGTGCTGGAAGAAAGCGGCGAGTTGCACGCGGGCCTGAGCAGCATGGCCCTGACCGCTCAGCTCAGCGCCGCCGATGTCAGCGGGTGGGCCGAGCCGCTGACGGGAGCCAGCGCCCTGATCGTGGACGCCAATTTGCCGCCGGACGTGGTGGCCTTTTTGCTGGACGAAGCTGCCCTGCGCGGCCTGCCGGTAGCGCTCGAGCCGGTCAGCGCTCCCAAAGCGGAGCGGCTGCGCCCGCTCCTCTCCCCCGCCCGCCCCGTCTGGCTGCTGAGCCCTGATCGGGCCGAGCTGGCGGCGCTGAGTGGAATGGACTTGGCCGAACTCGAAGGTGACAGCGCCTTGATTGACGCCGCTCAGCAGCTCCGGCAACGGGGAGCCGAGTGGGTGCTGCTGACGCTGGGCAAACGCGGCAGCTTGTTGGTGGGCGGCGAACTGCTGTGTACACCCGCCCGCCAGGCTGAGGTGCTGGACGTGACTGGAGCGGGTGACGCTCTGCTCTCAGGACTGCTGGCGGGTTTGTGGCATGGCCTGACCTGGCCCGCCGCGCTGGCTCAGGCTCACCTGTGCGCCGCGCTGACCATCGAAGCGCCCGGCGCAGTTCGGGCTGGTCTGTCACCCGCTCTGTTAGAAGCCCATCTTGAGCGGCCCACGCTTGACGCCGCTTCAAACACGTTACCTTAA
- a CDS encoding BTAD domain-containing putative transcriptional regulator, whose product MKPGHNTFMLSVRLFGSPHFAYGGEVLRVRGKTRLLLAYLAHLGRETARSELMRLFWPSGRPHNLRQALGSLRRLPGAGEWLWDQGSGVHVKAKIDTAEFEGLVNTLSKQPLGSADHSAALALATAPFLPLDATELPDLEAWQQDERRRLSELLQRARRAQAAYCAQAGKVEDAELYLKALLNDDPSDEDAAQRLMSLYVQSGRRDQASAVYNALKRELKSLGSELHPRTTALLGTEQDYAELLAQARRLLPPELSPGSAALWSKVVGLPELEVAQWLSGAEHNSTELEAVPPLSPPLATLWQGRLAHWLSELNERPVGTPLHTFWALIAQHWQAAGRCDQAAQSLTRAAQQAQRIGAYAAARQHYTQALSLLDDEARLPLLSELAGLQELLADAPGLEQNAQALHAYAQRWQSDAALLTAHLSTATAKLLRGELSQADLSINAALGVVERLERANITVDLNLRCRLHLLRGNLRLRAGRYAEARAAYQAGLACQPPPELKVRFLGNLGAVYGQEERLVEARHTLEDALSLARSLGQLPSALGIVLNLAVTAEKLGDTTAAISGNQETLSLARELNHIPSLHMAYRNLATLHLRRGALGLAWNTAQDLQDLPIPDAAHAALPDLVLAEVEWHCGALGAARQRLEARLATVPAGQLDRIGQQVALHLGILSILQYQDQQPLLALLAQAEAASYQELLVEGRLDAALFLTAPEQIRRHLEALSQFNTSGQLARTPNRLARLELIRCQLAWREQRPVKRSVLRRLAREPFLYALHAARLLNRLEGSTQTWQLYLKAAARAGQGLPPTLRRALVKQLSPEK is encoded by the coding sequence ATGAAACCGGGGCATAATACCTTCATGCTCAGCGTGCGGCTGTTCGGCTCACCCCATTTCGCTTACGGCGGTGAAGTGCTGCGGGTGCGCGGCAAAACGCGCTTGCTGTTGGCGTATTTGGCTCACCTTGGGCGGGAGACGGCCAGGAGCGAGTTGATGCGGCTGTTCTGGCCCAGTGGACGCCCTCATAATCTGCGCCAAGCCCTGGGCAGCCTGCGGCGATTGCCAGGTGCTGGCGAGTGGCTCTGGGATCAGGGCAGCGGCGTCCATGTCAAGGCCAAGATCGATACCGCCGAGTTTGAGGGCTTGGTGAACACGCTGAGCAAGCAACCCCTAGGGAGCGCCGATCACAGCGCAGCCCTGGCGCTGGCTACCGCTCCCTTTTTGCCGCTGGACGCCACCGAATTACCCGACCTGGAAGCGTGGCAGCAAGACGAACGCCGCCGATTGTCAGAACTGCTGCAACGCGCTCGGCGTGCCCAGGCCGCTTACTGTGCCCAAGCAGGCAAAGTGGAGGACGCGGAGCTTTACCTTAAGGCCCTCCTCAACGATGATCCCTCAGACGAAGACGCTGCCCAACGCCTGATGAGTTTGTATGTGCAAAGTGGGCGGCGTGATCAGGCCAGCGCCGTGTACAACGCGCTCAAACGTGAACTGAAATCATTGGGCAGCGAGCTGCACCCACGCACTACCGCGCTGCTGGGAACCGAGCAGGACTACGCTGAGTTGCTGGCCCAAGCCCGCCGCTTGCTGCCTCCCGAACTTTCTCCGGGCAGCGCCGCGCTGTGGAGCAAAGTGGTGGGCCTGCCCGAACTCGAAGTGGCGCAGTGGCTGTCTGGAGCAGAACACAACTCAACGGAACTTGAGGCTGTACCTCCTCTCTCACCGCCGCTGGCAACCCTTTGGCAGGGCCGTCTGGCCCACTGGCTCAGCGAATTGAATGAACGCCCAGTGGGAACGCCTCTTCACACCTTTTGGGCGCTGATCGCTCAGCACTGGCAAGCAGCGGGCCGCTGCGATCAAGCCGCTCAGAGCCTCACCCGCGCAGCACAACAAGCCCAGCGCATCGGTGCTTATGCGGCGGCGCGGCAGCACTACACGCAGGCGCTGAGCTTGCTCGACGACGAAGCCCGCTTGCCACTGCTGAGTGAGCTGGCCGGACTTCAAGAACTGCTCGCCGACGCGCCGGGCTTAGAACAAAACGCACAGGCCCTCCATGCGTATGCCCAGCGGTGGCAAAGCGACGCGGCGCTGCTGACCGCTCACCTGAGTACCGCCACCGCCAAGCTGCTGCGCGGTGAACTCAGCCAAGCCGACCTCTCCATCAACGCGGCGCTCGGCGTCGTGGAGCGCTTAGAGCGAGCCAACATCACGGTGGATCTCAATTTACGCTGCCGCCTGCATCTGCTCCGTGGCAACTTACGCTTAAGAGCAGGGCGCTACGCTGAGGCCCGCGCCGCTTATCAAGCGGGCTTGGCATGTCAACCGCCGCCCGAACTGAAGGTCCGCTTTCTGGGCAATCTGGGTGCAGTCTACGGTCAAGAAGAACGTCTGGTCGAAGCCCGCCACACCCTGGAAGACGCCCTGAGTCTGGCCCGCTCGCTGGGCCAATTGCCGAGCGCCCTCGGCATCGTGCTGAACCTCGCCGTGACCGCTGAAAAGTTGGGTGATACCACAGCCGCCATCAGCGGCAACCAAGAAACGCTCAGCTTGGCGCGGGAACTGAACCACATTCCCAGCCTCCACATGGCTTACCGCAATCTCGCCACCTTGCACCTACGGCGCGGCGCACTGGGCTTGGCGTGGAACACCGCCCAAGATTTGCAAGACCTGCCCATTCCCGACGCTGCCCACGCGGCCCTGCCCGATCTGGTGTTGGCAGAAGTTGAGTGGCACTGCGGCGCTCTCGGCGCGGCCCGGCAGCGCTTAGAAGCGCGGCTGGCGACTGTTCCCGCCGGACAGCTTGACCGCATCGGGCAACAGGTGGCACTCCATTTGGGGATTTTGAGCATTCTGCAATATCAAGATCAACAGCCACTTTTGGCGCTCCTGGCACAAGCTGAAGCGGCCAGCTATCAGGAACTGCTGGTGGAAGGCCGCTTAGACGCGGCGCTCTTTCTCACTGCTCCTGAGCAGATCCGCCGCCACCTGGAGGCACTCAGCCAATTCAACACTTCTGGACAACTGGCCCGCACTCCCAACCGCTTGGCCCGCCTGGAACTGATTCGCTGCCAGCTGGCTTGGCGCGAACAGCGGCCCGTGAAGCGCTCAGTGCTGCGCCGCCTCGCCCGCGAACCGTTTTTGTATGCGCTGCACGCCGCACGTCTCCTGAACCGCTTGGAGGGCAGCACCCAGACGTGGCAGCTGTACCTGAAGGCGGCGGCGCGGGCCGGTCAAGGGTTGCCGCCCACACTGCGCCGCGCTTTAGTTAAGCAGCTCTCCCCTGAGAAATGA
- a CDS encoding pseudouridine-5'-phosphate glycosidase, with the protein MSHPLLDFTPEVAQAIYDGRPLVALESTIISHGMPYPQNVETAREVESLIRLAGAVPATIAVIGGRLKAGLNDEELEILGTDKTVQKISVRDLPFTVASGGHGATTVATTMRIAALAGIRVFATGGTGGVHRGAEQSYDISADLTELSRTPVAVVSAGVKSILDIGLTLEYLETQGVPVISYGVPAFPAFYSRESGYAAPLMAKDAAEVARALHAQWSLALPGQSAGGALIANPIPLEAEIPHAEIAPVIEQALSDMAAQGIKGKDTTPYLLGRIVEITGGRSLTANIALVKNNAVVAAQIACELQDLG; encoded by the coding sequence ATGTCTCACCCTCTCCTCGATTTCACGCCGGAAGTGGCTCAGGCCATTTATGATGGTCGCCCACTGGTGGCCTTGGAAAGCACCATCATCAGCCACGGCATGCCCTACCCACAGAATGTAGAAACCGCCCGCGAGGTCGAGAGCCTGATTCGCCTCGCTGGAGCCGTGCCGGCCACCATCGCCGTCATCGGCGGGCGACTCAAAGCGGGCCTCAACGATGAAGAATTGGAGATTTTAGGCACAGACAAAACCGTGCAGAAGATCAGCGTGCGCGATCTGCCGTTCACGGTGGCCTCGGGCGGGCACGGAGCCACGACGGTGGCCACCACCATGCGGATCGCCGCGCTGGCTGGCATCCGGGTGTTTGCCACTGGCGGTACCGGCGGCGTTCACCGGGGAGCCGAGCAGAGCTACGACATCAGCGCCGACCTGACCGAACTCTCCCGCACGCCCGTCGCGGTGGTGAGTGCCGGAGTCAAGAGCATTCTGGACATCGGCCTGACGCTGGAATACCTGGAGACGCAGGGTGTGCCGGTGATCAGCTACGGTGTGCCGGCCTTTCCAGCTTTTTACAGTCGTGAATCGGGCTACGCCGCGCCGCTGATGGCCAAGGACGCCGCAGAAGTGGCCCGCGCCCTGCATGCCCAGTGGTCGCTGGCTCTGCCGGGCCAGTCCGCAGGCGGCGCACTGATCGCCAACCCGATTCCACTCGAAGCCGAAATCCCTCACGCCGAAATTGCCCCCGTCATTGAGCAAGCGCTCTCGGACATGGCGGCGCAGGGCATCAAAGGCAAAGACACCACGCCTTATTTGCTGGGCAGAATCGTGGAGATCACCGGTGGGCGCAGCTTAACGGCCAATATCGCCCTCGTCAAAAACAACGCGGTGGTGGCCGCCCAGATCGCCTGCGAACTCCAAGACTTGGGGTAA
- a CDS encoding HD-GYP domain-containing protein, with the protein MLSRQLIVWQGSRALARREASFVRAGHPERVRDLALNLGKILDLSGPELEALSRAALLHDIGRSLIPPGGDARAHPRVGADLLIGQDLPSGTLDAVRQHHERWDGRGFPCGLRGPAISRLARVLAVANALDHWGHLPPDVRAQRLVWERGLAFDPEVVNAYLQLGAHDGTE; encoded by the coding sequence ATGCTTTCTCGTCAATTGATCGTTTGGCAAGGCTCGCGGGCGCTGGCGCGGCGTGAAGCCAGTTTTGTCCGCGCCGGACATCCTGAGCGGGTGCGGGACTTGGCGCTGAACTTGGGCAAGATACTTGACCTGAGCGGCCCAGAGCTGGAAGCGCTGAGCAGAGCCGCACTGCTGCACGACATCGGGCGCTCGCTGATCCCGCCGGGCGGTGACGCCAGAGCGCATCCAAGGGTGGGCGCTGATCTGCTGATCGGCCAAGACCTGCCCAGCGGCACTTTAGACGCCGTTCGCCAGCACCACGAGCGCTGGGACGGACGCGGCTTTCCGTGCGGGCTGCGCGGCCCGGCCATTTCACGCCTCGCCCGCGTGCTGGCGGTGGCCAATGCCCTAGACCACTGGGGCCACCTGCCGCCGGACGTGCGGGCGCAGCGTTTGGTATGGGAGCGCGGACTGGCCTTTGATCCCGAAGTGGTGAACGCTTATTTGCAGCTGGGCGCTCATGACGGGACGGAGTGA
- the ruvB gene encoding Holliday junction branch migration DNA helicase RuvB, with amino-acid sequence MSQPEGNNDAALRPKTLSEYVGQVKLKDKLSVYLQAARNRREALDHTLLFGPPGLGKTTLAHIIAHELGVNIRVTSGPAIEKPGDLAAILTNSLEEGDVLFIDEIHRLGRIAEEHLYPAMEDYKLDIVLGQGPAARTIELPLPRFTLVGATTRPGLISAPMRSRFGIIEHLEYYTPQEIALNLLRDARLMGFGLADEAALEIGARSRGTMRIAKRLLRRVRDYAEVAGESVIGMERTYSALEKLGLDTAGLDDRDKKYLETLIHRFAGGPVGVDTLATAISEDGLTLEDVYEPYLIQLGFIKRTPRGRVATAHAYQHLGLPVVGHPDDDLPLFIN; translated from the coding sequence ATGTCCCAGCCCGAAGGCAACAACGACGCCGCCCTGCGGCCCAAGACCCTCAGCGAATATGTCGGCCAAGTCAAACTCAAAGACAAGCTCAGCGTGTATTTGCAGGCCGCCCGTAACCGCCGCGAAGCGCTGGATCATACGCTGCTGTTCGGGCCGCCTGGACTCGGCAAGACCACGCTGGCGCACATCATCGCCCACGAGCTCGGCGTCAATATCCGCGTGACCTCTGGCCCGGCCATCGAAAAGCCCGGCGACCTCGCGGCCATCCTCACCAACAGCCTCGAAGAAGGCGACGTGTTGTTCATTGACGAAATTCACCGGCTGGGCCGCATTGCCGAAGAGCACCTGTATCCGGCGATGGAAGATTACAAACTCGACATCGTGCTGGGACAAGGCCCCGCCGCCCGCACCATCGAGCTGCCGCTGCCGCGCTTTACTTTGGTCGGCGCGACCACCCGCCCCGGCTTGATCAGCGCCCCGATGCGCTCACGCTTTGGCATCATCGAGCATTTGGAGTACTACACCCCCCAAGAAATCGCCCTCAACTTGCTGAGAGACGCCCGCTTGATGGGGTTCGGTTTAGCGGACGAGGCGGCCTTAGAAATCGGCGCACGTTCACGCGGTACCATGCGGATCGCCAAGCGGCTGCTGCGGCGGGTGCGCGACTACGCCGAAGTGGCGGGCGAAAGTGTCATCGGCATGGAGCGCACCTACAGCGCCCTTGAAAAGCTGGGCTTAGACACGGCGGGGCTGGATGACCGCGATAAGAAATACCTCGAAACCCTGATTCACCGCTTTGCGGGCGGGCCGGTGGGCGTCGATACGCTCGCCACCGCCATCAGCGAGGACGGCCTGACGCTCGAAGACGTCTACGAGCCGTACCTCATTCAGCTCGGGTTCATCAAGCGCACGCCGAGGGGACGGGTCGCCACCGCGCACGCCTATCAGCATTTGGGCTTGCCGGTGGTGGGCCACCCAGACGACGATTTGCCGCTGTTTATTAACTGA
- a CDS encoding ABC transporter substrate-binding protein — MKQLRSFGIALLGISLLGMAAADKVVSIGYSGPLSGGAAFYGKDVQSGLDMAIDELNKSGGVTVKGEKVTFKLVALDDKYLPNETATNVKRLTSQGIDVIFVPHAGGILTVQAFNTRDPQFLLAAYSSEPKILEANNPLTFMLPPRYDVYVAPFVQKEITTFGKKLGMVGTTSAYGKAWGDVVSAEWKKQGGTIGTNNGVDYGTTVDYSSAVTKALSEKPDVLFIGGPSQPTALVVKAAREQGFKGGFIVMDQAKFEQMSQIVPQSYLNGAVGVLPVAEFPGTQVFSAQYQRLYKKIPTSEAALNYMGMNVIAKAMELAGTTEDPMAIRAKLGQAATSLPRNKTVYSLKSVTPQGHMDADVLAGFIQDGKYTRLRLTSLK; from the coding sequence ATGAAGCAATTACGCTCTTTTGGTATCGCTCTTCTCGGTATTTCGCTGCTCGGTATGGCGGCCGCCGACAAAGTGGTCAGCATCGGCTACAGCGGCCCGCTTTCCGGCGGCGCGGCGTTTTACGGCAAAGACGTGCAGTCGGGCCTCGATATGGCCATTGACGAACTCAACAAATCGGGCGGCGTGACCGTTAAAGGCGAGAAAGTCACCTTCAAGTTGGTGGCCCTCGACGACAAGTACCTGCCCAACGAAACCGCCACCAACGTCAAGCGACTGACCTCACAGGGCATCGATGTCATCTTTGTGCCGCACGCTGGCGGCATTTTGACGGTGCAGGCCTTCAACACCCGTGATCCGCAGTTTTTGTTGGCGGCCTACTCTTCTGAACCCAAGATTTTGGAAGCCAACAACCCACTGACCTTCATGTTGCCGCCGCGCTACGACGTGTACGTCGCGCCGTTCGTGCAAAAGGAAATCACCACCTTCGGCAAGAAGTTGGGCATGGTCGGTACCACCTCGGCTTACGGCAAGGCTTGGGGCGATGTGGTGTCGGCAGAGTGGAAAAAGCAGGGCGGCACCATCGGCACCAACAACGGCGTGGACTACGGCACCACCGTGGACTATTCCAGCGCCGTGACCAAAGCGCTTTCCGAGAAACCCGACGTGCTGTTTATCGGCGGGCCGTCGCAGCCCACCGCCTTGGTGGTCAAAGCGGCCCGTGAGCAAGGCTTTAAAGGCGGATTCATCGTCATGGATCAGGCCAAGTTCGAGCAGATGAGCCAAATCGTGCCGCAGAGTTACCTCAACGGCGCGGTGGGCGTGCTGCCGGTGGCCGAGTTCCCCGGCACTCAGGTGTTCAGCGCTCAGTATCAGCGCCTCTACAAAAAAATCCCCACCAGCGAGGCGGCCCTCAACTACATGGGCATGAACGTGATCGCCAAAGCGATGGAACTGGCCGGAACCACCGAAGATCCAATGGCGATCCGTGCCAAGCTAGGGCAGGCCGCCACCTCGCTGCCGCGCAACAAAACCGTCTACAGCCTCAAGAGTGTCACGCCCCAGGGCCACATGGACGCCGACGTGCTGGCCGGATTTATTCAGGACGGCAAATACACCCGCCTGCGCCTGACCAGCCTCAAGTAA
- a CDS encoding vWA domain-containing protein gives MSRPEILVLTLALGTSAAAAQSVTNVQLILDASGSMLGKLPDGQTRIASAKSTLTQFLSGLNADSGLNVGMRIYGAGLKAGQQCEDSVLVTPMKGFDKTALQVQVSAAKPKGATPIVYSLMQAAADFPKDNSQKVIVLVTDGEESCGGKLNDAVALFKKLGIEVDIRIIGIDLNAKARKSFEGVGIFENTRSGAELGAALSRATASAQTGRYGVSAAKTATAGDTIEVKWTGPNNPRDYITVVKKGEAEGKPSGKSVLTKDGNPAKLLLPPQAGEYELRYSNFNALPNPTLASSPITLKPATYGLSAPSSAKAGSTIEVKWTGPNNPRDYVTVVKKGEREGQYSGKSALTRDGNPLKLKLPDQPGTYELRYSNFNTIPNPTLFSVVIEVK, from the coding sequence ATGTCCAGACCGGAGATTCTTGTTCTGACGCTGGCTCTGGGGACATCGGCAGCTGCCGCCCAGAGCGTCACGAATGTCCAACTGATCTTGGACGCCTCGGGCAGTATGCTCGGCAAATTGCCGGACGGTCAGACCCGCATCGCCTCGGCCAAGAGCACGCTCACGCAGTTTTTAAGTGGCCTCAACGCCGATTCCGGCTTGAATGTCGGGATGCGGATTTACGGCGCAGGCCTCAAAGCGGGCCAGCAGTGCGAAGACTCGGTACTCGTGACGCCAATGAAGGGCTTTGACAAAACGGCCCTGCAAGTGCAGGTGAGCGCCGCCAAACCTAAAGGTGCTACTCCGATTGTGTATTCGCTGATGCAAGCGGCTGCCGATTTTCCAAAAGACAACAGCCAAAAAGTCATTGTGCTGGTGACAGACGGTGAAGAATCCTGCGGCGGCAAGCTCAATGATGCCGTGGCCCTCTTCAAAAAACTGGGTATTGAAGTAGATATCCGCATCATTGGCATAGATCTGAATGCAAAAGCCCGCAAGAGTTTTGAAGGCGTGGGAATTTTTGAAAATACCCGCAGCGGTGCGGAGTTGGGCGCGGCGCTCAGTCGGGCGACGGCCAGCGCTCAAACCGGAAGATATGGAGTGTCAGCGGCCAAAACAGCCACTGCAGGTGACACCATTGAAGTGAAATGGACGGGGCCGAATAATCCTAGAGATTACATCACCGTGGTCAAAAAGGGCGAGGCAGAAGGCAAACCCAGTGGCAAATCTGTACTGACCAAAGACGGCAATCCGGCCAAACTGCTGCTGCCACCACAAGCGGGTGAGTATGAACTTCGTTACTCCAATTTCAACGCTCTCCCCAATCCTACCCTTGCCAGCTCGCCCATTACACTCAAACCAGCGACGTATGGATTATCGGCCCCCAGCAGTGCCAAGGCGGGCAGCACCATCGAAGTGAAGTGGACGGGGCCGAACAATCCCAGAGACTATGTCACCGTGGTCAAAAAGGGCGAGAGAGAAGGTCAGTACAGCGGCAAATCCGCATTGACCAGAGATGGCAATCCTCTCAAGCTCAAATTGCCCGATCAGCCGGGAACATACGAACTCCGTTATTCCAATTTCAACACTATTCCCAATCCCACGTTGTTCAGCGTCGTCATTGAGGTGAAATGA
- a CDS encoding rhomboid family intramembrane serine protease yields MDKPVKSEQLRLATRNQLRGAGGVTAALIGIIWLQEIVDQLIFGGSLNAYGIEPRHLSSLSHIFTAPFLHGDFTHLISNTLPLAVLAFLTALRGVGRFLLSTLIIVVVGGLLVWLLARGGDHLGASELVFGYFGLLLASAWHDRRPVSILTAALALLLYGGALWGVLPRDPHISWESHLFGFLAGVLASRWLTPRRTGQTGRSAARF; encoded by the coding sequence ATGGACAAACCCGTCAAGTCTGAGCAATTGCGGCTGGCCACCCGAAACCAACTGCGCGGCGCGGGCGGCGTTACGGCGGCACTGATCGGCATCATTTGGCTACAAGAAATCGTGGATCAACTCATTTTCGGCGGCTCGCTGAACGCTTACGGCATCGAGCCACGTCATCTCAGCAGCCTGAGTCATATTTTCACCGCTCCGTTTTTGCATGGCGACTTTACCCACCTGATCAGCAACACGCTGCCGCTGGCGGTACTGGCCTTCCTGACGGCGCTGCGCGGAGTGGGCCGGTTTTTGCTGTCCACCCTGATCATTGTGGTGGTGGGCGGCCTGCTGGTGTGGCTGCTGGCACGCGGCGGCGACCATCTGGGGGCCAGCGAACTGGTGTTCGGTTACTTTGGGCTGCTGCTGGCCAGCGCTTGGCACGACCGCCGCCCCGTTTCCATTCTCACGGCGGCGCTGGCTCTGCTGCTCTACGGCGGAGCGCTGTGGGGCGTGCTGCCGCGTGACCCGCACATTTCCTGGGAAAGCCATTTGTTCGGCTTTTTGGCGGGCGTGCTGGCCTCAAGGTGGCTGACGCCGCGCCGCACCGGGCAGACGGGACGCTCAGCCGCACGGTTTTAG